In Methanosphaera sp. ISO3-F5, a genomic segment contains:
- a CDS encoding class I SAM-dependent methyltransferase produces MKNVRKPEGKKGEEVLERMNKNHTPVSLWALSHLNIEDNAHVLDIGCGGGINLERLHKLSPNGKTVGIDYSSTSVKKSIDFNKDYVEEGKISVIEANVQNIPLEDNSIDIATAFETVYFWPDIVNSFREVRRVLKDDGLFMIVLTTNGDKDNLYEDLKKQVELEVYDDEELFSLLKDAGFIELTAFIKVHDTKKEHIRSFVDGSFNEIIIDDNFVDDVDDGHHMAPEWLCVVAKK; encoded by the coding sequence ATGAAGAATGTGAGAAAACCTGAAGGTAAAAAAGGCGAAGAAGTATTGGAACGTATGAATAAGAATCATACCCCAGTATCATTATGGGCTTTATCACACCTTAATATAGAAGATAATGCTCATGTATTGGATATTGGTTGTGGTGGTGGAATTAATCTGGAACGTTTACATAAATTATCGCCCAATGGTAAAACTGTTGGTATTGATTATAGTAGCACAAGTGTGAAAAAGTCAATTGATTTTAATAAGGATTATGTTGAAGAGGGTAAAATTAGTGTAATTGAAGCTAATGTCCAAAATATTCCATTAGAAGATAATTCTATAGATATTGCAACTGCGTTTGAAACGGTTTATTTCTGGCCAGATATTGTTAATAGTTTTAGGGAAGTAAGACGTGTTTTAAAGGATGATGGATTATTTATGATAGTTCTTACTACCAATGGTGATAAAGATAATTTGTATGAGGATTTAAAAAAGCAAGTTGAGTTAGAAGTATATGATGATGAGGAATTGTTTTCTTTATTAAAAGATGCTGGTTTTATTGAGTTAACTGCTTTTATTAAGGTTCATGATACTAAAAAGGAACATATTAGATCATTTGTAGATGGTAGTTTTAATGAGATTATTATTGATGATAATTTTGTTGATGATGTTGATGATGGTCATCATATGGCTCCAGAATGGTTATGTGTTGTTGCAAAAAAATAA
- a CDS encoding aldo/keto reductase produces the protein MKYRTLGKTGIKSSILGFGAMRLPLNSDNPEDVNLDETRKMLDYAVDNGVNMFDTALVYHTIDRSKPGVSETILGNFLGEYDDLHISTKMPSWNILSWEYFDKTLDQHLERLNRDSIEMFFVHSIKDSYYETIKEKGLYDFIDRAIDDGRIEHVGFSSHASYDVLMQILSDYDKWEFALTQINYVDNEENPGLKGLREFKKLDIGTMIMEPLRGGQLAENQPEPVRDLFDKSSKDFSPVEWALYYLWENSDISCVLSGMSSLEQVKCNVDLASNYRGGCLDSDDYRLLDDVKNLYSSLKNIPCTGCNYCMPCPFGVNIPKCFYEFNMDKLSGSSNQSVQYRFHLHDDKKAHNCTKCGKCSSVCPQSIDIPSWLGVVEDHFGE, from the coding sequence ATGAAATATAGAACTTTGGGTAAGACTGGGATTAAATCATCTATTTTAGGTTTTGGTGCTATGAGACTTCCATTAAATAGTGATAATCCTGAGGATGTTAATCTTGATGAAACAAGGAAGATGTTGGATTATGCTGTGGATAATGGTGTTAACATGTTTGACACGGCTTTAGTGTATCATACTATTGATAGGTCTAAACCGGGTGTTAGTGAGACTATTCTGGGCAATTTTCTAGGGGAGTATGATGATTTGCATATTAGTACTAAGATGCCTTCCTGGAATATTTTGTCTTGGGAGTATTTTGATAAGACATTGGATCAACATTTGGAACGTTTGAATAGGGATTCTATTGAAATGTTTTTTGTTCATTCTATTAAGGATTCTTATTATGAGACTATTAAAGAGAAGGGTTTGTATGATTTTATTGATAGGGCTATTGATGATGGTCGTATAGAGCATGTTGGTTTTTCTTCTCATGCTTCCTATGATGTTTTGATGCAGATTTTATCTGATTATGATAAATGGGAGTTTGCTCTGACTCAGATTAATTATGTGGATAATGAGGAGAATCCTGGTCTTAAAGGTCTTAGGGAGTTTAAGAAACTTGATATTGGTACTATGATTATGGAGCCTTTGCGTGGTGGTCAGTTAGCTGAGAATCAGCCTGAACCTGTTAGGGATTTATTTGATAAGTCTTCTAAGGATTTTTCTCCTGTTGAATGGGCTTTGTATTATTTATGGGAAAATAGTGATATTAGTTGTGTTTTGAGTGGTATGAGTTCTCTTGAACAGGTTAAATGTAATGTTGATCTGGCTTCTAATTATAGGGGTGGTTGTTTAGATAGTGATGATTATAGGTTATTGGATGATGTTAAAAATTTGTATAGTAGTTTGAAGAATATTCCTTGTACTGGTTGTAATTATTGTATGCCTTGTCCTTTTGGTGTGAATATTCCTAAATGTTTCTATGAGTTTAATATGGATAAGCTTTCTGGTAGTAGTAATCAGTCTGTTCAGTATAGGTTCCATTTGCATGATGATAAGAAGGCTCATAATTGTACTAAGTGTGGTAAGTGTTCTTCTGTTTGTCCTCAGTCTATTGATATTCCATCTTGGTTGGGTGTTGTTGAGGATCATTTTGGTGAGTAA
- a CDS encoding DUF5814 domain-containing protein, translated as MIILKPRRKKIDIYISKSNEIIYEGSFTLIKSYKLLIDNISIQKYYKKVSINDKELLEILKKDKVILTDENDTLNSFLNEENISYTIQHICDSCLQKKFTTVLSTSEEYTLYRKTYCKYCASTYLEDVIENNTYTDITTSRVDLLLNKYHDLTKILDIIENNYDLLNNPDLTLVDTLPATEEKYEKIHVNSLDIPYKFKQILNKKYDYLLPVQVNAVKNGLLDDENLLVVSSTASGKTLIGELAGITKCLEDKKMIYLTPLVALANQKYRDFKRDYEQLGFKVVIKVGRNRVKTDEELNIVEESVSDADIIVATYEGLDYILRSGKYNVLNELGVVVIDEIHMLDDKERGHRLNGLVHRLLSLFKDAQLIALSATIQNAHEVAETFNMSLVSYDKRPVKIERHIVPLYLKEKMNFIKNLCLKEFNNVSSKNYHGQTIIFTDSRRNTEIISKFLDKNGVNAASYHAGLTYNRKLEIEESFIKQELTAIVTTSALSNGIDFPASQVIFDSLRMGFEWLTPNEFHQMLGRAGRPSYHDTGKVYLLPVMDRYSANEYVIAQKLINSSIQNVNVLYDANDVYEQVLADICALGCADLNSLRKVYDELELPVTFKEAVNELKDNKLIKVESDNTAIPTEYGFAVSKSFISINIAEFVKNHLLSDILEVSLNIEQIKNVYLSDSLLKSFNKAGLYPNIRLFSDENRYEIIRGKILDVLDKKTRNFIINMHNDFFICDCWDSPRCNCLEKNISEHIINRRLQGWSPSEISKEFKKQYSLVIYPGDVYSFLDQTIRFLDVIKRIARVYKINSTIDDCVRTIKKLEG; from the coding sequence ATGATAATTCTAAAACCTAGACGTAAAAAGATAGACATTTACATATCCAAAAGTAACGAAATAATCTATGAAGGAAGTTTTACCCTAATAAAATCATACAAACTCCTAATAGATAATATATCAATACAAAAATATTATAAAAAAGTAAGTATTAATGACAAAGAGTTGCTTGAAATATTAAAGAAAGATAAAGTAATACTCACAGATGAAAACGATACACTAAATAGCTTCCTTAATGAAGAAAACATATCTTATACAATTCAGCATATTTGTGATAGCTGTTTACAAAAAAAATTTACTACAGTACTATCAACAAGTGAAGAATACACTCTTTACAGAAAGACTTATTGTAAATACTGTGCCTCTACATATTTGGAGGATGTTATAGAAAATAATACATATACAGACATTACAACAAGCCGTGTTGACCTATTATTAAACAAGTATCATGATTTGACTAAAATCTTAGATATTATTGAAAATAATTATGATCTTTTAAACAATCCTGATTTAACATTAGTAGATACATTACCGGCAACAGAAGAAAAATATGAGAAGATACATGTTAACTCACTGGATATTCCATACAAGTTTAAACAGATACTGAATAAAAAGTATGATTATCTGTTACCCGTACAGGTAAATGCAGTTAAAAATGGATTATTGGATGATGAAAATCTTCTTGTAGTATCATCCACTGCTTCTGGTAAGACACTAATTGGTGAATTAGCAGGGATTACTAAGTGTTTAGAAGATAAGAAGATGATTTATTTAACGCCACTTGTTGCTCTTGCTAACCAAAAATATCGTGATTTTAAAAGGGATTATGAACAATTAGGGTTTAAAGTTGTGATAAAAGTTGGTCGTAATAGGGTTAAAACTGATGAAGAATTAAATATTGTTGAGGAATCAGTTAGTGATGCTGATATTATTGTTGCTACTTATGAAGGTTTAGATTATATTCTTAGAAGTGGGAAGTATAATGTTTTAAATGAGTTAGGTGTTGTTGTAATTGATGAGATTCATATGTTAGATGATAAGGAGAGAGGTCATAGACTTAATGGATTAGTTCATCGATTGTTATCATTATTTAAGGATGCTCAGTTAATTGCTTTATCTGCTACTATTCAGAATGCTCATGAAGTTGCTGAAACATTTAATATGAGTTTAGTTTCCTATGATAAGAGGCCGGTTAAAATTGAAAGACATATTGTGCCATTATATCTTAAAGAAAAAATGAATTTTATTAAGAATCTCTGTCTTAAAGAGTTTAATAATGTGTCTTCTAAGAATTATCATGGACAAACCATTATTTTCACTGATTCCAGGCGTAATACTGAGATTATCAGCAAGTTTCTTGATAAGAATGGTGTAAATGCTGCTTCTTATCATGCTGGTTTAACATATAATCGTAAGCTAGAGATTGAGGAATCTTTTATTAAACAGGAATTAACTGCTATTGTAACTACTAGTGCTTTAAGTAATGGTATTGATTTTCCTGCTTCACAGGTTATTTTTGATTCTCTTCGTATGGGTTTTGAATGGTTAACTCCTAATGAGTTTCATCAGATGCTGGGTCGGGCTGGAAGACCATCTTATCATGATACGGGAAAGGTTTACCTGTTACCTGTAATGGACAGGTACTCTGCTAATGAATATGTTATTGCTCAAAAATTAATTAATAGCAGTATTCAGAATGTAAATGTTTTATATGATGCAAATGATGTATATGAGCAAGTTTTAGCCGACATTTGTGCCCTTGGTTGTGCCGATTTGAATAGTCTCAGAAAAGTATATGACGAATTAGAGTTACCTGTAACATTTAAAGAAGCAGTTAATGAATTAAAAGATAATAAATTAATCAAGGTTGAATCAGATAATACGGCTATTCCCACAGAGTATGGTTTTGCAGTTTCAAAGTCATTTATCAGCATTAATATTGCAGAATTTGTTAAAAACCATTTATTATCTGATATATTGGAGGTTTCCCTAAATATCGAACAGATTAAAAATGTTTATTTATCGGATTCATTGTTGAAAAGCTTTAATAAAGCAGGATTATATCCTAATATCAGACTTTTTTCCGATGAAAACAGGTATGAGATTATTAGAGGTAAAATATTGGATGTTCTTGATAAGAAGACTAGAAATTTTATAATTAATATGCACAATGATTTTTTTATCTGTGATTGTTGGGATAGTCCAAGGTGTAACTGTTTAGAAAAGAATATCTCTGAGCATATAATTAATCGTAGGTTACAGGGTTGGAGTCCATCCGAAATAAGTAAGGAGTTTAAAAAACAGTACTCCCTAGTAATTTATCCTGGAGATGTATATTCATTTCTTGATCAGACAATTAGATTTTTAGATGTTATCAAGCGTATTGCCCGAGTTTATAAGATAAATAGTACTATTGATGATTGTGTTCGCACTATTAAAAAATTAGAAGGATAA
- a CDS encoding TMEM175 family protein, whose protein sequence is MDSVNIESNDEKEIKEMLEDITEKLDYIKEKDKHKNKKRYKKLLNDLNEIKNDDNPNIEDLNRINQKLNYYERIINALEIDIDIDPGRLLGLTDGIFGMVMTLLIFGVSLPEIEITNYTNFITFITNLLPTIGITIISFVLLASFWIYHHEFIKIRKLNIPYLWINMLFLLSISFIPFTTSIIGNYSHFFLSEAIFGLNVFIVLASFTYLYNYAYSRNFLENEPSDKERKYVLETFLITMILTIIINLLDYNVSPRCIYLFLLIPVITTIRDVIYKINLSKKKIVKL, encoded by the coding sequence GTGGATAGTGTTAACATAGAATCAAATGATGAAAAAGAAATTAAAGAAATGTTAGAAGACATAACAGAGAAACTAGATTATATCAAAGAAAAAGACAAACACAAAAATAAAAAAAGATATAAAAAACTACTAAATGACCTGAATGAAATTAAGAATGATGACAATCCCAATATTGAAGACTTAAACAGAATAAATCAAAAACTAAACTACTATGAAAGAATTATTAATGCATTGGAAATAGATATAGATATTGATCCTGGCAGACTTCTCGGATTAACAGATGGAATCTTTGGAATGGTAATGACATTATTAATATTCGGAGTATCATTACCCGAGATAGAAATAACCAATTACACAAACTTCATAACATTCATAACAAACTTACTTCCAACAATAGGAATAACAATAATTAGTTTCGTATTATTAGCATCATTCTGGATTTACCATCATGAATTTATTAAAATCAGGAAATTAAACATACCCTACCTATGGATAAACATGTTATTCTTATTAAGCATATCATTCATACCATTCACCACATCCATAATAGGTAATTATTCACATTTCTTCCTATCAGAAGCAATATTCGGACTGAATGTATTTATAGTATTAGCATCATTCACATACCTATACAATTATGCATATAGCAGAAACTTCCTAGAAAACGAACCAAGTGACAAAGAAAGAAAATATGTTTTAGAAACATTTCTAATAACAATGATATTAACAATCATCATAAACTTATTAGATTATAATGTATCCCCACGTTGCATATACCTGTTCTTATTAATACCTGTAATAACAACAATAAGGGACGTAATATACAAAATTAATCTTTCAAAAAAAAAAATAGTTAAATTATAA
- the dtd gene encoding D-aminoacyl-tRNA deacylase, translating to MKLVVQRVKNANVEVENKIVGSIQEGLMVLVGFGENDTTKEADHLAKKLIKLRIFEDDKDRMNLSVKDIQGKLLLIPQFTLYASTKKNRPSFHKALKPTEATKLFDYFCKKCSEEIPVQTGVFGAHMNVNLLNNGPVTIILEKTYYQED from the coding sequence ATGAAACTAGTAGTACAAAGAGTAAAAAACGCAAATGTAGAAGTAGAAAACAAAATAGTAGGATCAATACAGGAAGGCTTAATGGTACTCGTAGGCTTCGGAGAAAATGACACAACAAAAGAAGCAGACCACCTAGCCAAAAAACTAATAAAACTACGAATATTCGAAGACGACAAAGACAGGATGAACCTATCAGTAAAAGACATACAAGGAAAACTATTACTCATACCACAATTCACACTATACGCATCAACAAAGAAAAACAGACCATCATTCCACAAAGCATTAAAACCTACAGAAGCAACAAAATTATTCGACTACTTCTGCAAAAAATGTTCCGAAGAAATACCAGTACAAACAGGAGTATTCGGAGCACACATGAATGTAAACCTGTTAAACAATGGTCCAGTAACAATAATACTCGAAAAAACATATTACCAAGAGGATTAA
- a CDS encoding M24 family metallopeptidase, translating to MQEEYEKAGKIASKVRKEAAKKITAGMKVIDFIDWIESEITSQGVGLSFPCNISINQIAAHYTSPPNDDTIFCYGDIVKIDLGAEVNGYISDTAVTVVVEGDNVEPVDEQGNPLKMPGRLDDGNPVVTDEDIELRQNLVEASSSALENVLSIVKDGVTLNEIGKTVQDTINSYGFTPIVSLAGHSLEQNNLHAGISIPNYPDASTYTLKEGDHVAIEPFASSGAGITSDIPEYYIYSFMNNKPVRNPQAKILLKNISKNNRYFPFAQRHVKTSMDNNHFMRALRPLIMNGSIYPHAVLKDKADGMVAQTEHTVIVEKEGCEVTTL from the coding sequence ATGCAAGAAGAATATGAAAAAGCAGGAAAAATAGCTTCTAAAGTACGTAAAGAAGCAGCAAAAAAAATAACTGCAGGTATGAAAGTAATTGACTTTATTGATTGGATTGAATCAGAAATTACAAGTCAAGGTGTAGGCTTATCTTTTCCATGTAATATTTCCATTAACCAGATAGCTGCACACTACACTTCACCACCAAACGATGATACAATATTCTGCTATGGAGATATTGTAAAAATAGATTTAGGTGCAGAAGTAAACGGATACATCTCCGATACTGCTGTTACAGTAGTAGTTGAAGGAGATAATGTTGAACCAGTAGATGAACAAGGAAATCCTCTTAAAATGCCCGGCAGATTAGATGATGGTAATCCAGTAGTTACAGATGAAGATATTGAATTAAGACAAAATCTAGTGGAAGCTAGTAGTAGTGCTTTAGAAAATGTTTTAAGCATTGTAAAAGATGGTGTAACATTAAATGAGATAGGTAAAACCGTCCAGGATACTATTAATTCCTATGGATTTACTCCTATTGTTAGTTTAGCAGGTCATAGTCTTGAACAGAACAATTTACATGCTGGTATATCCATCCCAAATTATCCGGATGCCAGTACTTACACATTAAAAGAGGGAGATCATGTTGCAATTGAGCCTTTTGCCTCTAGTGGTGCTGGTATAACTAGTGATATTCCCGAGTATTATATTTATTCATTTATGAACAATAAGCCTGTTCGTAATCCTCAGGCTAAAATATTATTAAAAAATATTTCAAAAAATAACAGGTATTTCCCTTTTGCTCAAAGGCATGTGAAAACTAGTATGGACAATAATCATTTTATGCGTGCTCTACGTCCTTTGATTATGAATGGTTCTATTTATCCTCATGCAGTCCTTAAGGATAAGGCTGATGGTATGGTTGCTCAAACTGAGCATACTGTTATTGTAGAAAAAGAAGGTTGTGAAGTTACAACCTTATAA
- a CDS encoding thioesterase family protein: MFKSIIDVSSRDTDALGHVNNTSIPLWFETSRNPLYKIFNPTMELNPKTWNLIMVHTEFDYLDQIFFGKTIEIRTYVEKIGNTSVTVYQEAWQDDNLTAKGKAILVQFDFNKQEKVLIPENIRKELEKHLFVE; encoded by the coding sequence ATGTTTAAAAGTATTATAGATGTAAGCTCAAGAGACACTGATGCATTAGGTCATGTGAATAATACTTCAATACCCTTATGGTTTGAAACATCACGAAATCCTCTTTATAAAATATTTAATCCTACAATGGAATTAAATCCTAAAACATGGAATCTTATAATGGTACATACTGAATTTGATTACTTGGACCAAATATTTTTTGGCAAAACTATAGAAATCAGAACATATGTGGAAAAGATAGGTAATACTTCAGTTACTGTTTACCAGGAAGCATGGCAGGATGATAATTTAACAGCCAAGGGAAAGGCAATTCTTGTACAGTTTGATTTTAATAAGCAGGAAAAAGTATTGATTCCAGAGAATATACGTAAAGAATTAGAAAAACATTTATTTGTGGAGTGA
- a CDS encoding cation diffusion facilitator family transporter gives MTEYYDKIRRVLLIVLISNLIIGLAKVLYGINTNVLSITADGYDSLLDALTNIIGIIAVYISGKPYDAEHRYGHTKVETFASILISATLFIVAYEIITTAIDRFFNHIVPSISISTYSVLIITLIITVVISRYEKKMGEKYNSNLLISDSEHIKSDALATGIIILSLIFIQNGLTILDPILSILISLMIMKTGASILKTNLDILLDINIIDCDIIKDELKFIYGVNNIHNVRTRGTNSAVYVDMHLVVDDNLTIEQAHQISKSCKNTLYKKHPEIKDILIQLEPNSGLYDEINYKHL, from the coding sequence ATGACTGAATATTATGATAAAATAAGACGTGTACTATTAATAGTCCTAATCAGTAATTTAATAATAGGTTTAGCAAAAGTACTTTATGGAATTAATACAAACGTTCTAAGTATAACTGCTGATGGTTATGACTCTTTATTAGATGCATTGACTAATATTATAGGAATAATAGCAGTATACATTTCAGGAAAACCATACGATGCAGAACACCGTTATGGTCATACAAAAGTAGAAACTTTTGCATCAATTCTAATATCTGCAACATTATTTATAGTAGCCTATGAAATTATCACAACAGCTATAGATAGATTCTTTAATCATATAGTACCAAGTATTAGTATATCCACATATAGCGTACTAATAATTACACTTATTATCACAGTAGTAATATCACGTTATGAAAAGAAAATGGGTGAAAAATACAATAGTAATCTTTTAATATCAGATAGTGAACATATTAAAAGTGATGCATTAGCAACTGGAATAATAATTCTAAGTTTAATATTTATACAGAATGGACTAACAATTCTTGATCCAATATTATCCATATTAATTTCATTAATGATTATGAAAACAGGAGCATCAATACTTAAGACCAACCTAGACATCTTATTAGACATAAACATTATTGACTGTGATATTATAAAAGATGAATTAAAATTTATTTATGGAGTTAATAACATACATAATGTAAGAACTCGCGGAACAAATTCTGCAGTATATGTTGATATGCATCTAGTAGTTGATGATAATTTAACTATCGAACAGGCACATCAAATATCTAAATCTTGTAAAAATACATTATATAAGAAGCATCCAGAAATCAAAGATATATTAATTCAACTGGAACCAAATAGTGGTTTATATGATGAAATAAACTATAAACATTTATAG